The Hymenobacter sp. GOD-10R genome includes a window with the following:
- a CDS encoding cupin domain-containing protein — protein sequence MDPIAIHNLAKPTDQFQSADFHRTYARPEVRMPERLHHANVEQAGAHDQFSTERKHPVFFVDLPTVALSMTIGGLLPGQVTNQHRHTYETVIYVIEGEGYTQIEDRIVEWKAGDAIYIPIWAWHNHGNRSETVGARYIACENAPLLQNLGVALREERGRDL from the coding sequence ATTCCAATCAGCGGATTTTCACCGCACCTACGCCCGGCCCGAAGTTCGGATGCCCGAGAGGCTCCACCACGCCAACGTGGAGCAAGCCGGTGCCCACGATCAGTTCTCGACCGAGCGCAAGCATCCCGTCTTCTTTGTGGACCTGCCAACCGTGGCGCTGAGCATGACCATCGGCGGACTCTTGCCGGGCCAAGTCACCAACCAGCACCGCCACACCTACGAAACGGTGATTTACGTCATCGAAGGCGAGGGCTACACCCAGATTGAAGACCGCATAGTGGAGTGGAAAGCGGGCGACGCCATCTACATCCCCATCTGGGCCTGGCACAACCACGGCAACCGCAGCGAAACGGTGGGCGCCCGCTACATCGCTTGCGAAAATGCGCCCCTGCTGCAAAACCTAGGGGTGGCCCTGCGCGAGGAGCGCGGCCGCGACTTGTAA